The DNA sequence ACGACGAGAACCATCGCAGTGCCGGGTCCTTCTTCACGAATCCGGTCGTCGACGACGACACTCTGGGCACCGTTCTCGAACGCGCGGGTCGCCTCGACCCCGAGGCCACCCCGCCGCGCTGGGAGATCGGTCCCGGACACACGAAGATCGCTGCCGCGTGGTTGATCGAGCGCAGTGGATTCGGCAAGGGCCACGGCACGGGCGAGGCGGGACTGTCGACCCGCCACGTCCTCGCCCTCGTCAACCGCGGCCGAGCGAACACCCAGGACCTGATCGACCTCGCCCGCGAGGTCCGGGACGGCGTGCTCGACACCTTCGGGGTGCGCCTGCGCCCCGAGCCGGTGCCGTTGGGCTTCGAGCCCGGAGAGGTCGACGACCTGTGGCGTTGATCGGTCAGCGCAGCAGATCCCGATAGACCTCGCCGTAGTCCTCCGCGCGGTCGCCCCATCCGAAGTGGCGCCGCATGCCGCGATCCATGGCCTCGGCCCAGCGTTCCGGCTGCGACCACACCTCGACCGAGCGATCGAGTGCGGCCCGCAGCGCTGCGGCCGCGTACTCGTCGAAGACGAAGCCGTGTCCGGAACCGTCGACGATCGGATCGACGGTGTCGGCCAGTCCGCCGGTCCGGTGCACCAGCGGCAAGGAGCCGTAGCGCTGGCTGTACATCTGGTTCAGCCCGCAGGGCTCGTAGCGCGAGGGCATGAGGAAGACGTCGCTGCCGCCCTCGATGTGGTGGGCCAGGGGTTCGTCGTAGCCCCGGCGGTATCCGACCCGGCTGGGGAAGCGCTCGACCAGGTCCTCGAAGAAGGCCTCGTAGCGCGCCTCACCGCTGCCGAGCACGACCAGGCGTGC is a window from the Candidatus Krumholzibacteriia bacterium genome containing:
- a CDS encoding UDP-N-acetylenolpyruvoylglucosamine reductase translates to DENHRSAGSFFTNPVVDDDTLGTVLERAGRLDPEATPPRWEIGPGHTKIAAAWLIERSGFGKGHGTGEAGLSTRHVLALVNRGRANTQDLIDLAREVRDGVLDTFGVRLRPEPVPLGFEPGEVDDLWR